The following proteins are encoded in a genomic region of Diadema setosum chromosome 10, eeDiaSeto1, whole genome shotgun sequence:
- the LOC140234368 gene encoding eukaryotic translation initiation factor 3 subunit I-like, producing MKPIALFGHERSITQIKYNREGDLLFSCAKDTTPNIWFSLNGERLGTFDGHGGAVWCIDVDWETTKAITGSADNCHKMWDVKTGKCIGTLEYKSAVRSNGFSYSSNIFFTSTDSTMGQTSDLCVYDLRDGNQIENNAPFMRIPMDGPKITSAIWTHQDTAILTGHENGLLNLWDVKMQDIIESNSEIHTKSINDLQKHIKYDLVVTASKDNTAKLIELPDLKHLKTYKTERPVNSAAISPLRDHVLVGGGQEAMDVTRTSSRIGKFDACFFHSVFEEEFGKVKGHFGPINSVAFHPDGRGYSSGGEDGYVRVHTFDPQYYDFEFEY from the exons ATG AAACCCATCGCCCTGTTCGGCCATGAGCGGTCCATCACCCAGATCAAGTACAACCGAGAGGGTGACCTCCTCTTCTCCTGTGCCAAGGATACGACCCCAAACATCTGGTTCTCCCTGAATGGTGAGAGGTTGGGGACGTTCGACGGACACGGCGGAGCAGTGTGGTGCATAGACGTGGACT GGGAAACAACAAAAGCCATTACAGGAAGTGCCGATAATTGTCACAAAATGTGGGACGTCAAAACAG GCAAGTGCATCGGTACCTTGGAGTACAAGTCTGCAGTCAGGTCGAATGGTTTCAGCTACAGCAGCAACATCTTCTTCACCTCCACCGATAGCACCATGGGGCAGACCAGTGACCTGTGCGTCTACGACCTCAGGGATGGCAACCAAATCG AAAACAATGCGCCATTCATGCGCATTCCCATGGATGGACCAAAGATCACCTCAGCCATCTGGACGCATCAGGACACGGCCATTCTGACCGGCCATGAAAATGGTCTTCTCAACCTCTGGGATGTCAAG ATGCAAGACATCATTGAGAGCAACAGTGAAATTCACACCAAGAGTATAAATGATTTGCAGAAGCACATAAAGTATGACCTCGTCGTGACAGCATCAAAAGACAATACAGCTAAG cTGATAGAACTGCCAGACCTCAAACATCTGAAGACTTACAAGACAGAAAGGCCAGTAAACTCAGCAGCCATCTCACCTCTCAGGGACCAT GTGCTCGTTGGAGGAGGACAGGAGGCTATGGACGTGACGAGGACGTCGAGCAGAATTGGCAAATTTGACGCCTGCTTCTTCCATTCCGTCTTTGAGGAGGAGTTTGGCAAGGTCAAGGGTCACTTTGGTCCAATCAACAGTGTGGCATTCCATCCTGACGGACGAGG GTACAGCAGTGGTGGGGAAGACGGATACGTCCGAGTCCACACGTTTGATCCACAATACTATGATTTTGAGTTTGAATATTAG